A region from the Triticum aestivum cultivar Chinese Spring chromosome 3D, IWGSC CS RefSeq v2.1, whole genome shotgun sequence genome encodes:
- the LOC123075165 gene encoding E3 ubiquitin-protein ligase Topors, which produces MAAAASTSPSGSGRRNPAAGAGACPICLEAIEDEAYLDACLHSFCYRCITQWVSIVASKREEPLSTARCPLCKTESASIIHAFDGESFQQHHIEQEQHRPGKKKTRHLSDAHALISQIYNTREVSGDEPSMQKYWKQRKYLRRNVWLEPWLRREIQALTRDEDVDAVVYHVHGVIEFALKPHASKEASPERAREEFVRSLSDAARPFLHGRTARFVAEAELFLASQLNIDAYGRARARRFRESASHVTREQGALPRDRPLEDHYFYLYFLSDEADYVGGEM; this is translated from the coding sequence ATGGCGGCCGCCGCATCCACCTCGCCCTCCGGCAGCGGCCGCCGCAACCCGGCGGCGGGAGCGGGCGCTTGCCCCATCTGCCTCGAAGCCATCGAAGACGAGGCCTACCTCGACGCCTGCCTGCACTCGTTCTGCTACAGGTGCATAACGCAGTGGGTGAGCATCGTGGCGAGCAAGCGGGAAGAACCCTTGTCCACGGCGAGGTGCCCCCTCTGCAAGACCGAGAGCGCGTCCATCATCCACGCCTTCGACGGCGAGTCGTTCCAGCAGCATCACATCGAGCAGGAGCAGCACCGCCCGGGGAAGAAGAAGACGAGACACCTCTCAGACGCGCACGCGCTCATATCACAAATCTACAACACGAGAGAGGTCTCAGGCGACGAGCCGAGCATGCAGAAATACTGGAAGCAGCGGAAGTACCTCCGGAGGAACGTGTGGCTCGAGCCATGGCTGAGGCGAGAGATCCAGGCCCTCACGCGGGACGAGGACGTCGACGCCGTGGTCTACCACGTCCACGGCGTCATCGAGTTTGCCTTGAAACCGCACGCTTCCAAGGAGGCCTCGCCGGAGCGCGCGAGGGAGGAGTTCGTGCGTTCGCTCTCCGACGCCGCGAGGCCGTTCCTCCATGGACGGACGGCGCGGTTCGTCGCGGAGGCGGAGCTCTTCCTGGCCTCGCAGCTGAACATCGACGCGTACGGCAGGGCGCGCGCCCGGAGGTTCAGGGAGTCCGCTTCGCATGTGACGAGGGAGCAGGGTGCGCTGCCGCGGGACCGTCCTCTCGAGGATCACTACTTCTACTTGTACTTTTTGAGTGACGAGGCAGATTACGTTGGCGGTGAGATGTAG